One genomic segment of Plectropomus leopardus isolate mb unplaced genomic scaffold, YSFRI_Pleo_2.0 unplaced_scaffold14541, whole genome shotgun sequence includes these proteins:
- the LOC121964205 gene encoding laminin subunit beta-4-like isoform X2: MLRQQMKNISVTEINRDIYQAEKAQDKANNDLDTATRDRDVAKDRIQDMRDKLDNIETELMNYPPEDLKSHIEALKKKTEQNRETARDALKAAGSAVDQTTSTKPLDNVMKLFELLRQKNSNQTTQDEAAQRLTTIRDEAETMRRHVEDKLRQIQDIEKKIQQLIKNKENKAAEVSSLLDIVDSLRREISKRAEGYASCTS; encoded by the exons atgttgaGGCAGCAGATGAAGAACATCAGTGTGACAGAGATCAACAGAGATATTTATCAGGCAGAAAAAGCTCAGGACAAAGCCAACAACGACCTGGACACGGCCACCCGAGACAGAGACGTGGCCAAGGACCGAATCCAAGAC aTGAGAGACAAACTGGACAACATTGAGACAGAGCTCATGAATTATCCACCTGAAGATCTGAAAAGTCACATTGAAGCCCTGAAGAAGAAAACTGAACAGAacagagagacagcaagagACGCCCTAAAAGCTGCAGGCTCTGCTGTAGACCAGACCACCAGCACCAAACCA CTGGACAACGTGATGAAGCTGTTTGAGCTCCTGAGGCAGAAAAACTCGAACCAGACAACTCAGGACGAAGCTGCACAACGACTGACGACTATCAGGGACGAGGCGGAGACCATGAGGAGACATGTGGAGGACAAACTGAGACAGATACAAG ATATTGAGAAGAAGATTCAGCAGCtgatcaaaaacaaagaaaacaaagcagctgAAGTGTCCTCACTGTTGGACATCGTGGACTCACTTCGCCGAGAAATCTCCAAACGAGCCGAAGGGTACGCCAGCTGTACTTCATAA
- the LOC121964205 gene encoding laminin subunit beta-4-like isoform X3 — protein sequence MSQTSMRDKLDNIETELMNYPPEDLKSHIEALKKKTEQNRETARDALKAAGSAVDQTTSTKPQLDNVMKLFELLRQKNSNQTTQDEAAQRLTTIRDEAETMRRHVEDKLRQIQDIEKKIQQLIKNKENKAAEVSSLLDIVDSLRREISKRAEGYASCTS from the exons ATGTCTCAAACATCG aTGAGAGACAAACTGGACAACATTGAGACAGAGCTCATGAATTATCCACCTGAAGATCTGAAAAGTCACATTGAAGCCCTGAAGAAGAAAACTGAACAGAacagagagacagcaagagACGCCCTAAAAGCTGCAGGCTCTGCTGTAGACCAGACCACCAGCACCAAACCA CAGCTGGACAACGTGATGAAGCTGTTTGAGCTCCTGAGGCAGAAAAACTCGAACCAGACAACTCAGGACGAAGCTGCACAACGACTGACGACTATCAGGGACGAGGCGGAGACCATGAGGAGACATGTGGAGGACAAACTGAGACAGATACAAG ATATTGAGAAGAAGATTCAGCAGCtgatcaaaaacaaagaaaacaaagcagctgAAGTGTCCTCACTGTTGGACATCGTGGACTCACTTCGCCGAGAAATCTCCAAACGAGCCGAAGGGTACGCCAGCTGTACTTCATAA
- the LOC121964205 gene encoding laminin subunit beta-4-like isoform X1: MLRQQMKNISVTEINRDIYQAEKAQDKANNDLDTATRDRDVAKDRIQDMRDKLDNIETELMNYPPEDLKSHIEALKKKTEQNRETARDALKAAGSAVDQTTSTKPQLDNVMKLFELLRQKNSNQTTQDEAAQRLTTIRDEAETMRRHVEDKLRQIQDIEKKIQQLIKNKENKAAEVSSLLDIVDSLRREISKRAEGYASCTS, from the exons atgttgaGGCAGCAGATGAAGAACATCAGTGTGACAGAGATCAACAGAGATATTTATCAGGCAGAAAAAGCTCAGGACAAAGCCAACAACGACCTGGACACGGCCACCCGAGACAGAGACGTGGCCAAGGACCGAATCCAAGAC aTGAGAGACAAACTGGACAACATTGAGACAGAGCTCATGAATTATCCACCTGAAGATCTGAAAAGTCACATTGAAGCCCTGAAGAAGAAAACTGAACAGAacagagagacagcaagagACGCCCTAAAAGCTGCAGGCTCTGCTGTAGACCAGACCACCAGCACCAAACCA CAGCTGGACAACGTGATGAAGCTGTTTGAGCTCCTGAGGCAGAAAAACTCGAACCAGACAACTCAGGACGAAGCTGCACAACGACTGACGACTATCAGGGACGAGGCGGAGACCATGAGGAGACATGTGGAGGACAAACTGAGACAGATACAAG ATATTGAGAAGAAGATTCAGCAGCtgatcaaaaacaaagaaaacaaagcagctgAAGTGTCCTCACTGTTGGACATCGTGGACTCACTTCGCCGAGAAATCTCCAAACGAGCCGAAGGGTACGCCAGCTGTACTTCATAA